One stretch of Fusobacterium sp. DNA includes these proteins:
- a CDS encoding YoaK family protein, whose product MEVKKNKVDESLIFMGLLTFIGGFINAYAFFTRGQAFVSMHTGNMAKIGLSLYQNDFNMLISSIVPILGCLLGAVLAQILKFILKKYEVPKLQKTLLLAELITLLGIGFISTSFSNNIINFILSVITTFQLSNFRKYNGNVHNSTIATGNLRSLGGYIGDVLIRKDAESLKIATKYFILVFSFPVGIFFGGFLSTICGIYAIWFCCIILLFLTLLIKYGNK is encoded by the coding sequence ATGGAAGTGAAAAAAAACAAAGTAGATGAGAGTTTGATTTTTATGGGCCTTCTTACTTTCATTGGGGGCTTTATCAATGCATATGCCTTTTTTACCAGAGGACAGGCTTTTGTCAGTATGCATACTGGAAACATGGCTAAAATAGGCTTATCTCTATATCAGAATGATTTTAATATGCTTATTTCTAGTATTGTTCCCATTCTAGGTTGTCTTTTAGGTGCTGTACTTGCTCAAATATTAAAATTTATTTTAAAAAAATATGAAGTCCCAAAGCTACAAAAAACTCTCTTACTGGCAGAATTAATTACTTTATTAGGGATTGGATTTATTTCTACTTCTTTTTCTAATAATATAATAAATTTTATATTATCTGTTATAACAACTTTTCAATTAAGTAATTTTAGAAAATATAATGGCAATGTTCATAACAGTACTATTGCAACAGGAAATTTAAGAAGTCTTGGAGGATATATTGGAGATGTTTTGATAAGAAAAGATGCTGAGTCTTTAAAAATAGCAACTAAATATTTTATATTGGTTTTTTCTTTTCCAGTAGGAATATTTTTTGGAGGATTTTTAAGTACTATTTGTGGTATATATGCAATTTGGTTCTGCTGTATCATATTATTATTTTTAACTTTACTAATCAAATATGGCAATAAATAA